CAGCGGAAAACGCAGAACCCGTTCAAACAGGGTATAGCGCAACCGGCGCAAAAGCCGTTCGGACATCACGCCGACATAGACGTTGATGAAATATTTGAACCCGCCATTGATGAAGACCAGCGCGAGAAAGATACCAGACAGGGTGAACAGATATTCGATCTGGTTCAGTTCGATGCCAAGAACATCATAAGGTTCGCCAGCGCCACCGATTGCCTGGTTGACGATCAGCTTTGGCAAATCCAGCGAGTAATACAGAAATGGAAAGGAGATCACCGTGACCAAAGTCAGGATAATCTGCTGTAAGCTGCTGTGTTGCCAGATATAGGCAAAAACCGACTTTGGCATTCACGGGTCCCGTATTCTTGTCGGAACGGATTTTTTACCCGTTCCTATTGCTCGTTTTGATGCAGAATGTACCCGGCCTTTAAGGTTTTAGCCAAGTTCGAAACTTTGACCCGGTTCAACAAAGCCGCAAAAGCCGTCAGAATCCGCATCGGGCTTTGGATAGGCCTGATAGTGATAGAGCCACATTTTGGCTTTGATATCGGCAGGAAGGGTCACAAGCTGTTCGTAATGGGCATGAACGCCTGAGTGGCGAGGACCAAGTTCGCAGTCCTGAAAAATGATATCTGCTTTCTGGTACAGCGGCATATGGGCATCAGGGTTGAAAATCGCATCTGTCGTCAGGAAGAAGCTTTGTTTTTTTCCATGCCCGAACAGCGCGTAGGAAAGCATCGTCCCCTGGGACGTCACGATATGTTCAACCGGGATGACATCAAAATGCACGCCCTGCCATTCAAACCCCTTGGCCGGGCTGAGTTCATTGACCTTGAAATAGGATGACAGGCTGTTGTTGCCCTGATCGCTGATCTGAAGTCCGCCGCGCAGGCTGTGTTCCCAAAGCGGTTCAAGCAGGTCGTGAACGGCAAAC
The Thalassospira xiamenensis M-5 = DSM 17429 DNA segment above includes these coding regions:
- a CDS encoding MBL fold metallo-hydrolase, producing the protein MKLTFAGTGSAFCMAADNFQSNMVLEAVQPGSDQPARMLIDCGSDARHSLRNLGYMPNDFDAVYISHLHSDHIGGLEWMALANYFIFEGHQAKLFAVHDLLEPLWEHSLRGGLQISDQGNNSLSSYFKVNELSPAKGFEWQGVHFDVIPVEHIVTSQGTMLSYALFGHGKKQSFFLTTDAIFNPDAHMPLYQKADIIFQDCELGPRHSGVHAHYEQLVTLPADIKAKMWLYHYQAYPKPDADSDGFCGFVEPGQSFELG